In the Candidatus Omnitrophota bacterium genome, one interval contains:
- a CDS encoding carbohydrate ABC transporter permease: MVYYRAKKIVTLIILHTFLFSVALSCIFPFFWMINVSLKTQSQYDADSGLKISSSLNWDNYYKVIVEGEFWRYIVNSVIYTFSTVIFIVLVSSLAAYGFSRLHFPGKNIIFFMFLAAMMIPLPAGFVPVYALLQQLGLLNRTGYVLAMTNIGLSFSIYLLKTFFDQLPRDLEDAARMDGCTKFQIYWHVGLPLVAPALGVVVIFNALNVWNEFVLAKLIFTDEQFMPLQAGLMEFTGKMVTQHTLIMAALTIAALPIILLYIKMQKQFIKGLTAGAVVG; the protein is encoded by the coding sequence ATGGTGTATTACCGAGCTAAGAAAATAGTCACTTTAATTATTTTACATACATTTCTTTTTAGTGTTGCCTTGAGTTGTATTTTTCCTTTTTTCTGGATGATTAACGTATCCTTAAAAACTCAAAGCCAATATGATGCTGACTCAGGCTTAAAAATTTCTAGTTCTTTAAATTGGGACAACTATTACAAAGTAATAGTTGAAGGTGAATTTTGGCGTTATATTGTTAACAGTGTTATTTATACGTTCTCTACGGTTATTTTTATTGTTCTTGTATCTTCTTTAGCCGCCTATGGATTTTCCCGTCTTCATTTTCCCGGTAAGAATATTATCTTTTTTATGTTTTTGGCGGCGATGATGATACCGCTTCCAGCCGGTTTTGTTCCAGTGTATGCACTCTTGCAACAACTAGGTCTCTTAAATCGAACCGGATATGTTTTAGCTATGACAAATATCGGTCTTTCTTTCAGTATCTACCTTTTAAAAACTTTTTTTGACCAATTGCCGCGCGATCTTGAGGATGCAGCCAGAATGGACGGTTGCACCAAGTTTCAAATTTATTGGCATGTTGGTTTGCCTTTAGTTGCTCCAGCTCTTGGCGTAGTTGTTATTTTCAACGCTTTAAATGTTTGGAATGAGTTTGTTTTAGCTAAACTTATATTTACTGACGAACAATTTATGCCCCTTCAAGCTGGATTAATGGAATTTACTGGGAAAATGGTAACCCAACACACTCTGATCATGGCCGCTTTAACCATAGCGGCTCTTCCGATAATTCTATTGTATATTAAGATGCAAAAGCAATTTATTAAAGGGCTTACTGCCGGAGCAGTGGTAGGATAA
- a CDS encoding ABC transporter substrate-binding protein, with translation MKKILKFTAIIVLLLFVFGCSGQKPKDGTVVVWHWMTDRKDAFLELAKKYQAETGVTVEFKLLFPPETYSMKVTAGARAKTLPDIFGILGEKKTVGSFIRAKHISDLTSDMTADSKTWQKRFYPQTLDVVVFKKNNYSGVKPGIYGVPIDTTVMQFVYNKSLLNDLGLPGPPETFEDFINYANRVKEKEKTFGFVCGWGEGWLLNALATEWAINLMGEKKFLSTLEGSVSYTDPDWIKVFSLFETLRNSGILSPNIATMTNKESENAFSKGKALFSFNGSWSMNVYAQLNPELNYGFFSLPKVSKNYPVKVWGGSGTSFMVNDRSPNKDKAIEFLKWLTKKEQQIFLIKETNNLPAIKGCEDQMSERLKKLTLNLNNLTHPDVWPGNEDSRVIESLNRGLQQIVMGLKKPQEVAKEVQEKKDKIVKR, from the coding sequence ATGAAAAAAATACTTAAGTTTACTGCTATCATTGTCTTATTGTTGTTTGTTTTTGGCTGTTCTGGTCAAAAACCTAAAGACGGCACAGTGGTCGTTTGGCATTGGATGACCGACAGAAAAGATGCTTTTTTAGAGTTAGCTAAAAAGTATCAGGCTGAAACCGGCGTAACTGTTGAATTTAAACTGCTATTTCCTCCGGAAACCTATTCAATGAAGGTTACTGCCGGAGCCCGAGCAAAAACCCTACCTGATATTTTTGGTATTTTAGGTGAGAAAAAAACAGTTGGTTCGTTCATTCGGGCAAAGCATATATCTGATCTTACTTCCGATATGACTGCTGATTCAAAAACATGGCAGAAACGTTTTTACCCTCAAACTTTAGATGTAGTTGTATTTAAGAAAAACAATTATTCTGGTGTCAAACCGGGAATATACGGTGTCCCAATAGATACTACGGTTATGCAGTTTGTTTATAACAAATCACTTCTTAATGATTTAGGCTTGCCAGGACCTCCGGAAACTTTTGAGGATTTTATCAACTATGCAAATCGAGTAAAAGAAAAAGAAAAAACTTTCGGTTTTGTTTGTGGCTGGGGTGAAGGCTGGTTGCTTAATGCTTTAGCGACTGAATGGGCAATAAACCTTATGGGGGAAAAGAAGTTTTTAAGTACCCTTGAAGGGAGTGTTTCTTATACTGACCCTGACTGGATAAAGGTTTTTTCATTATTCGAGACCTTGCGTAACTCCGGCATTCTTTCACCGAATATCGCGACTATGACCAACAAAGAGTCAGAGAATGCTTTTTCTAAAGGCAAAGCTTTGTTTTCTTTTAATGGTAGTTGGTCAATGAATGTTTATGCACAACTTAATCCCGAACTTAATTATGGCTTTTTTTCACTTCCCAAGGTTTCGAAAAATTATCCGGTAAAGGTTTGGGGAGGTTCAGGAACCTCGTTTATGGTTAATGACCGTTCTCCTAATAAGGACAAAGCCATTGAATTTCTTAAATGGTTAACCAAAAAGGAACAACAGATCTTTTTGATTAAGGAAACTAACAATCTGCCGGCGATTAAAGGCTGTGAAGATCAGATGTCAGAAAGGCTTAAAAAACTTACTTTAAATTTAAATAACCTTACTCATCCTGATGTTTGGCCGGGCAATGAGGATTCAAGGGTAATTGAATCTTTGAATCGTGGCCTGCAGCAAATAGTCATGGGCCTCAAAAAACCTCAAGAGGTTGCTAAAGAGGTGCAGGAAAAGAAAGACAAAATTGTAAAAAGATGA
- the aroQ gene encoding type II 3-dehydroquinate dehydratase, translated as MKKVLIIHGPNLHLLGKREPDIYGNFSLLDLNRDLKLKAKKSKIAIAIFQSNSEGEIVEKITNSKYDFLIINPAAYTHTSVAIRDALLGVNKPTLEVHISNIYRREDFRKKSLVSDVVLGIIGGLGKWSYLLALDAAIAFFKNNLSAKK; from the coding sequence GTGAAAAAAGTTTTAATTATCCACGGACCCAACCTGCATCTTTTGGGTAAGCGCGAACCAGACATCTACGGAAACTTTAGCTTGTTAGATTTAAATCGTGACTTAAAGCTTAAAGCTAAAAAAAGTAAGATTGCGATAGCGATTTTTCAGTCTAATTCTGAAGGAGAAATCGTTGAAAAAATAACTAACTCTAAGTATGATTTTTTAATAATTAACCCCGCTGCTTACACACATACTTCAGTGGCCATTCGTGATGCGCTTCTTGGCGTAAATAAACCTACCCTTGAGGTGCATATTTCAAATATTTACCGGCGAGAAGACTTTAGAAAAAAATCCCTAGTCAGCGACGTTGTCTTAGGAATTATTGGTGGGTTAGGTAAATGGAGTTACTTATTGGCCTTAGATGCCGCCATTGCCTTCTTTAAGAATAACCTTTCAGCAAAAAAGTGA
- the purU gene encoding formyltetrahydrofolate deformylase, with product MNTATLLISCPDQKGITASITDFIYRHQGNIEHADQHIDFQSNIFFMRIEWSLDNFEIPKDKIKESFNSLADKFRMNFSLHFSSKIPRMAIFVSKQTHCLYDLLLKYKQGHLRCEIPLIISNHSEVKEIAKSFNLKFFYSVKNQKNKVASENKELTLLAKEKVDFLVLARYGQIFTKEFVENFPSRIINIHHSFLPAFIGSDPYRQAYSRGVKIIGATSHYVTEALDAGPIIDQDITRVSHRDCLEDLKREGQDLERTVLSRAVRWHLEHKILVYANKTVVFD from the coding sequence ATGAATACTGCAACTTTATTAATATCTTGTCCCGATCAAAAAGGCATAACCGCAAGTATTACCGATTTTATTTATCGGCATCAAGGAAATATTGAACATGCCGATCAACATATCGATTTTCAATCTAATATCTTTTTCATGCGGATCGAATGGTCTTTGGATAATTTTGAAATTCCCAAAGATAAAATTAAAGAATCATTCAATTCTCTAGCTGATAAGTTCAGAATGAACTTTTCGCTTCATTTTAGTTCTAAAATTCCCCGAATGGCAATTTTTGTCTCAAAGCAAACCCATTGTCTCTACGATTTACTGCTTAAATACAAACAGGGGCACTTGCGTTGCGAGATACCTTTAATAATTAGTAATCATTCCGAAGTTAAAGAAATTGCTAAAAGTTTTAACCTGAAGTTTTTCTATTCAGTTAAGAATCAAAAAAATAAAGTAGCTTCTGAAAATAAAGAGCTGACCTTACTAGCTAAGGAAAAAGTAGATTTTCTTGTCTTAGCCAGATACGGACAAATTTTTACCAAAGAGTTTGTTGAAAATTTCCCTAGTCGAATTATAAATATCCATCATTCTTTTTTACCGGCCTTTATTGGCTCAGATCCTTATCGTCAGGCTTATTCTCGGGGAGTTAAAATTATTGGAGCAACTAGTCATTACGTAACTGAAGCTCTTGATGCTGGGCCGATTATTGATCAGGACATTACTAGGGTTAGTCACCGCGACTGCTTAGAAGATTTGAAGCGGGAAGGCCAAGATTTAGAGCGCACAGTCCTAAGTCGGGCAGTTCGTTGGCACCTTGAGCACAAAATCTTAGTTTATGCTAATAAAACTGTTGTTTTTGATTAA
- the accB gene encoding acetyl-CoA carboxylase biotin carboxyl carrier protein: protein MEVEKLKKFIEFMDQNNLAELEIEEGDKRIRLKRNISSAPVANYHPIIPTPEVAGSKNENTVEIKSPMVGTFYRAPSPGAKPYAEVGQIIKPGDVVCIVEAMKLMNEIKAEVGGKIVQVPVENGEPVEFGQSLFIIEAA, encoded by the coding sequence ATGGAAGTTGAAAAACTAAAAAAGTTTATAGAATTCATGGATCAGAATAATCTCGCCGAGTTAGAAATTGAGGAAGGAGACAAACGCATTCGTTTAAAACGAAACATTTCCAGTGCCCCGGTTGCAAATTATCATCCGATAATCCCGACGCCTGAAGTTGCTGGCTCTAAAAACGAAAATACTGTTGAGATAAAGTCACCAATGGTAGGAACATTCTATCGAGCTCCTTCACCAGGAGCAAAACCTTATGCCGAGGTTGGGCAAATTATTAAACCTGGAGACGTGGTTTGCATTGTTGAGGCGATGAAGCTCATGAATGAGATTAAAGCTGAAGTTGGCGGCAAGATTGTTCAAGTTCCGGTTGAAAACGGCGAACCAGTTGAGTTTGGTCAAAGTCTATTTATAATCGAAGCGGCATAA
- a CDS encoding sugar ABC transporter permease yields the protein MNSSVKENSVNFSFIFPALFIFSVFYIYPFFYSFILSLTNYDLIGDFNLKEYYIGFGNFQDALTDKDWWSSMYNGGFITFWALTFQNILAFALALAVDKVVRLKKFYRVVFFILPVLSEIIIGLLMKQLLIGEPIGRDVFNHILTNLHLGFLAQDWIGGENVRLVTALVHCWKGFGWAFVIFFAGLQTIPEQLYEAAKIDGAGAWQQFRKITVPLLMPVITLIIVLTILGTMQAFAMILALNAGAGGQTTVPVMIIFSHIGGASKLAGLACAEGLILGVMLVIVSFTMFFVSKKVKEKYGVLPS from the coding sequence ATGAATTCTTCGGTAAAAGAGAATAGCGTAAATTTTTCATTCATTTTTCCAGCCCTTTTTATTTTTTCGGTTTTTTATATCTACCCCTTCTTTTACAGTTTCATTTTAAGTTTAACTAATTATGATCTGATTGGAGATTTTAACTTAAAAGAATACTATATCGGCTTTGGTAATTTTCAAGACGCCTTAACCGACAAAGACTGGTGGAGTTCGATGTATAACGGAGGCTTCATCACCTTTTGGGCTTTGACTTTTCAAAATATTTTAGCATTTGCTTTAGCTCTTGCTGTCGATAAGGTAGTACGGTTAAAGAAATTTTATCGAGTCGTATTTTTTATTTTGCCGGTTCTTTCAGAAATTATAATCGGTTTATTAATGAAACAACTTTTGATTGGTGAGCCTATCGGCAGGGATGTGTTTAATCATATTTTAACTAACCTCCATTTGGGATTTTTAGCTCAGGATTGGATTGGCGGAGAGAATGTACGTCTGGTTACGGCCTTAGTCCATTGCTGGAAAGGCTTTGGGTGGGCGTTTGTTATATTTTTTGCTGGTTTACAAACTATTCCTGAACAACTATACGAGGCAGCAAAAATTGACGGCGCTGGAGCCTGGCAGCAATTTCGTAAAATTACCGTCCCTTTGCTTATGCCCGTCATTACTCTAATTATTGTTCTTACAATATTAGGCACTATGCAGGCCTTTGCTATGATCTTAGCTTTAAATGCCGGGGCTGGAGGCCAAACGACGGTGCCGGTTATGATTATTTTTTCTCATATTGGCGGAGCCAGTAAGCTGGCCGGGCTAGCCTGCGCCGAGGGTCTTATTCTAGGGGTGATGCTGGTTATAGTTTCATTTACTATGTTTTTTGTTTCCAAAAAAGTAAAGGAAAAATATGGTGTATTACCGAGCTAA
- a CDS encoding DUF1844 domain-containing protein, translating into MDQEAQKKVDESWKNQVRKEKEETENKNDTYHQPNFSIFLSSLGMQAMIAMGKLENPLTKKLEINLEQARFLIDTIGVIKEKTKGNLSPEEETLLNDSLYSLRMIYVESKGDK; encoded by the coding sequence ATGGATCAAGAAGCTCAAAAGAAAGTGGATGAAAGTTGGAAAAATCAGGTACGTAAAGAAAAGGAAGAAACCGAAAACAAAAATGATACTTATCATCAGCCGAATTTTTCAATATTTTTATCATCTTTAGGAATGCAAGCTATGATTGCAATGGGAAAACTAGAAAACCCTTTAACTAAAAAGCTTGAGATCAACCTTGAGCAAGCAAGATTTTTAATTGACACTATCGGAGTAATTAAGGAAAAAACTAAAGGTAACCTTAGCCCTGAAGAGGAAACTTTGTTGAACGATTCACTTTATAGTTTACGCATGATTTACGTGGAGTCTAAAGGTGATAAATAA
- a CDS encoding Trm112 family protein, which yields MINKDLLSILACPACKGSVNLENQTVVCEVCAKAYPIKDGIPIMIVEEAEKHEIK from the coding sequence GTGATAAATAAAGATCTTTTAAGTATTCTTGCTTGTCCGGCCTGTAAAGGTTCAGTTAATTTAGAGAATCAGACAGTTGTCTGTGAAGTTTGCGCTAAGGCTTATCCGATTAAGGACGGTATTCCAATAATGATTGTCGAGGAGGCAGAAAAACATGAAATCAAGTAA
- the accC gene encoding acetyl-CoA carboxylase biotin carboxylase subunit, with product MFSKILIANRGEIAIRIIRACKDLGVKTVAVYSEADKNSLHLEFADEAICIGKAASSESYLNISSLISAAEITDSDAIHPGYGFLAENPHFAEICESCGIKFIGPSAENIRLMGDKIKAKETMRKAGLPLIPGSKAGVKSKQEALDLAKQIGYPLILKAKAGGGGKGMRVCHSDVRLVSALLTAQSEAEAAFGDSEVYIEKLIENPRHVEVQIAADNYGNAVYLGERDCSIQRRHQKIIEETPSPAIDARQRKKLGELCLKGVKFINYCSVGTIEFLLDSKGDFYFMEMNTRIQVEHTVTEEVTGIDLVKLQIATAAGKQLKLKQDDISLKGAAIECRINAEDPERGFMPSPGSINFCYLPGGNNVRVDTHIYSGYRIPPYYDSLIAKVITKANTRAEALRIMDRALSELIIEPIKTTTSFCRSVINDVDFKNGKYHTGFLDKFVELKEE from the coding sequence ATGTTTTCAAAAATACTGATAGCCAATAGAGGCGAGATCGCAATTCGGATAATTAGGGCTTGTAAGGATCTTGGCGTTAAGACCGTTGCTGTATATTCTGAAGCTGATAAAAATTCTTTGCATTTAGAATTTGCTGATGAAGCAATCTGTATCGGCAAAGCAGCATCTTCTGAAAGCTACCTTAACATTTCAAGTCTCATTAGCGCAGCTGAAATTACTGATAGTGATGCTATACATCCCGGTTATGGGTTCTTGGCCGAAAATCCTCACTTTGCTGAAATTTGTGAATCTTGCGGTATAAAATTTATTGGGCCTTCGGCAGAAAATATTCGCCTGATGGGAGACAAAATAAAGGCTAAAGAAACTATGCGTAAGGCCGGCTTGCCTTTAATTCCCGGTAGCAAAGCTGGTGTAAAATCTAAACAAGAGGCCTTAGATTTAGCTAAGCAAATTGGCTATCCGCTCATTTTAAAAGCAAAAGCCGGCGGAGGCGGTAAGGGGATGCGAGTTTGCCATAGTGATGTCAGGCTGGTAAGCGCTCTCCTAACTGCTCAATCTGAAGCTGAAGCTGCCTTTGGTGATTCTGAAGTATACATTGAAAAACTTATCGAGAACCCACGACACGTTGAAGTTCAAATCGCTGCTGACAATTATGGCAATGCAGTTTACCTTGGAGAAAGAGATTGTAGTATCCAGCGCCGTCATCAAAAAATTATCGAAGAAACGCCATCTCCAGCTATAGACGCTCGGCAACGTAAAAAATTGGGTGAATTGTGTCTTAAGGGGGTTAAATTTATAAATTATTGTAGTGTTGGCACTATCGAATTTCTTCTTGATTCCAAGGGTGATTTTTATTTTATGGAAATGAATACTCGAATTCAAGTTGAACATACAGTAACTGAAGAAGTGACCGGAATTGATCTTGTAAAATTACAAATTGCCACAGCCGCCGGAAAACAACTCAAGCTAAAGCAAGATGACATATCTTTAAAGGGTGCTGCTATTGAGTGTAGAATCAATGCCGAAGATCCTGAAAGAGGGTTTATGCCTTCACCAGGGTCAATCAACTTTTGCTATTTACCCGGAGGCAATAACGTAAGAGTCGATACTCATATCTACTCCGGGTATCGCATTCCGCCTTATTATGATTCATTAATTGCAAAAGTAATTACTAAAGCTAATACTCGTGCCGAAGCTTTGAGAATAATGGATCGTGCGCTCAGCGAGCTTATCATTGAACCAATTAAAACAACGACCTCTTTTTGCAGAAGTGTAATTAACGACGTTGATTTTAAAAACGGCAAATACCATACTGGATTTTTGGATAAATTTGTTGAACTTAAAGAAGAATAA
- the amaP gene encoding alkaline shock response membrane anchor protein AmaP: MGFLTILVYIILSLVVGILLIGISWDPTVLQIAVTYLEGQFFSDYWMRVIAGLLGILFILMCFSYLQRTLQRSRRDKSLTFESEQGKVSITLFAIEDMLRKILESRPEVSHIRVKVLLKKKCIEVMIRGILTAEVNLVDFTKEIQENVKEKMHTLLGEDKEVQVNLEIRKVAIGAKKGLVEEHEPEIPFRNY, translated from the coding sequence ATGGGTTTTTTAACTATTTTAGTTTATATTATTTTATCCTTGGTTGTGGGAATATTGTTGATTGGGATATCTTGGGATCCAACCGTTTTACAGATCGCGGTAACTTATCTAGAAGGGCAATTTTTTTCTGACTACTGGATGCGAGTTATTGCTGGTTTGTTAGGGATACTATTCATCCTTATGTGTTTTAGTTATTTGCAACGAACTCTGCAACGCTCCCGACGCGATAAATCTTTAACCTTTGAATCAGAGCAAGGAAAAGTTAGTATAACTTTGTTTGCCATTGAAGATATGCTGAGAAAAATTCTTGAATCTCGTCCAGAAGTTTCTCACATTAGGGTTAAGGTATTACTAAAAAAGAAGTGCATCGAAGTTATGATCAGAGGCATTTTAACCGCCGAAGTTAATTTGGTAGATTTCACAAAAGAAATACAAGAAAACGTTAAGGAAAAAATGCATACTCTTCTTGGCGAAGACAAAGAGGTTCAGGTTAATCTTGAAATACGTAAGGTAGCAATTGGAGCAAAAAAGGGGCTGGTTGAGGAACATGAACCAGAAATACCTTTCAGGAACTATTAA
- a CDS encoding energy transducer TonB, with protein MKNYWNLAITFSLIFHSALIIRLPQLTFFSKKRNAVKTEIKKEVTMVPENVKEKVKVRTDSIALIEPAPYTENIMDTLIKNGGITTMSKTDVFEKNIKEIVLSEIPPHNKELKKNPAYMNYYRLIREKIRSNTYRYYRSSNTGKVLLSFIVLKDGDLGEFFLDDESVADDGLRQITLESIKDAAPFPPFPDELSNYTQLSFRIPIYFKNN; from the coding sequence ATGAAAAATTATTGGAATCTAGCCATAACTTTCTCTTTGATTTTTCATAGTGCCTTAATTATACGCTTACCTCAATTGACTTTTTTTAGCAAAAAAAGAAACGCTGTTAAAACGGAAATTAAAAAAGAAGTAACCATGGTACCTGAAAATGTTAAAGAGAAGGTAAAGGTCAGGACTGATTCGATAGCCCTAATCGAACCTGCACCTTATACTGAAAATATTATGGATACGCTTATAAAAAATGGCGGTATTACCACAATGAGTAAAACTGATGTTTTTGAAAAAAACATTAAAGAAATCGTTCTTTCTGAAATACCGCCACACAATAAGGAACTAAAAAAAAATCCAGCCTATATGAACTATTATCGTCTTATCCGAGAAAAAATACGTAGTAATACTTATCGTTACTATCGCTCAAGTAATACTGGTAAGGTATTGTTAAGCTTCATCGTGCTTAAAGACGGTGACTTAGGTGAGTTTTTTCTAGACGATGAATCAGTGGCTGATGATGGTTTGCGCCAGATAACTCTAGAAAGCATTAAAGATGCAGCTCCTTTTCCGCCTTTCCCTGATGAGTTAAGTAATTATACCCAGCTTAGCTTTCGTATCCCAATTTACTTTAAAAATAATTAA
- the amrB gene encoding AmmeMemoRadiSam system protein B, with protein sequence MIRKPAVSGQFYPSDKRDLEATIDGFKPKRNNKISAKGIILPHAGYAYSGRVAVETISRVLAKKKLILLGPNHTGLGEKFSLWGKGKWETPLASINIDEELSKRILGTGSLIAEDKLAHQHEHSLEVQLPILYRFFGQFSFVPIACQQASLANYRKVAAQICQAIKAQEDEVLFIASTDLTHYEPDITARVKDRTVIEAIINLDEEELLNKVKAKGITMCGVAPVAILLCCLKAVGAKKAEVCLYQTSGDAGGDKTSVVGYVGMIIK encoded by the coding sequence ATGATAAGGAAGCCGGCGGTAAGCGGGCAATTTTACCCTAGTGATAAAAGAGATCTTGAGGCTACAATCGATGGATTTAAGCCTAAAAGAAACAATAAAATTTCTGCTAAGGGTATAATTCTTCCTCATGCTGGTTACGCTTATTCAGGACGGGTAGCAGTTGAAACAATCAGTAGAGTTTTAGCTAAAAAAAAATTGATTTTACTTGGACCCAATCATACTGGGTTGGGTGAAAAGTTTAGTCTTTGGGGTAAAGGAAAGTGGGAGACCCCTTTGGCCTCAATTAATATTGACGAAGAGTTAAGCAAGCGTATTTTAGGAACCGGAAGCTTAATTGCTGAAGATAAGCTTGCTCATCAGCACGAACATTCTTTAGAGGTTCAGTTACCGATTCTATATCGTTTTTTTGGACAATTTAGTTTTGTTCCGATCGCTTGTCAACAAGCGAGCCTTGCAAATTATCGTAAGGTTGCAGCTCAGATTTGCCAAGCGATAAAAGCTCAAGAGGATGAAGTTCTTTTCATTGCTTCGACTGACCTAACTCATTATGAACCTGATATAACAGCAAGGGTCAAGGATAGGACAGTTATCGAAGCAATTATTAACTTGGACGAAGAAGAGCTACTAAACAAAGTTAAGGCAAAAGGCATAACTATGTGCGGTGTGGCTCCGGTAGCGATTCTTCTTTGTTGTTTAAAAGCGGTTGGCGCCAAAAAAGCAGAAGTTTGTCTTTATCAGACTAGCGGCGACGCAGGTGGAGATAAAACTTCAGTTGTCGGTTATGTAGGGATGATTATTAAATAA
- a CDS encoding Xaa-Pro peptidase family protein, whose product MKARIKKCSQLMRKSGYEALFVSDPLNLAYLTGSREVEGYLLISTKNKPIFFTNFIYQTTAKKLSDCNLVIAKQAESTFKLVADCAARLKIKRLGFEAQSFNFKQYQKLKFLLTEKKINCLITDGLIENLRAIKEPDELKLIKKSIQISEEAFQFAREIFEGSMSEKGLKIELERFLRLKGDNEIAFSSIVASGKNTAFPHHCSNETIIGNKFFLIDLGSKYYGYCADLTRVFFCGRMPLLFRKIHDTVRKSQAQAIAKIKAGVRACDVDSTARKIIDKQGWGKYFGHSLGHGVGMAVHEAPRIGPKNTTVLKEGMVVTIEPGIYLNNKFGIRLEDMVLVKKDKSEVLSGHGNW is encoded by the coding sequence GTGAAAGCAAGAATTAAAAAGTGCTCGCAATTAATGCGCAAAAGCGGTTACGAAGCGCTTTTTGTTTCGGACCCTTTGAATCTTGCGTATCTAACTGGATCTCGAGAAGTTGAAGGGTACCTTCTCATTTCCACCAAAAACAAACCGATTTTTTTTACCAATTTTATATATCAAACAACGGCTAAAAAGTTGAGCGATTGCAATCTTGTTATTGCTAAGCAAGCTGAAAGCACCTTTAAACTTGTTGCCGACTGCGCTGCCCGCTTAAAAATTAAACGTCTTGGCTTCGAGGCTCAAAGTTTTAATTTTAAACAATATCAAAAACTCAAATTTTTGCTGACCGAGAAGAAAATAAACTGCTTGATAACTGATGGTTTAATCGAAAATCTACGGGCAATCAAAGAGCCCGATGAGCTCAAACTAATAAAGAAATCAATCCAAATTAGTGAAGAAGCTTTTCAATTTGCCAGGGAAATATTTGAAGGTTCAATGAGTGAAAAAGGGCTAAAGATTGAGCTGGAGCGTTTTTTAAGGCTCAAAGGAGACAATGAAATTGCCTTTAGTTCAATCGTTGCTTCTGGTAAAAATACAGCCTTTCCGCATCATTGCTCGAATGAAACGATAATTGGTAATAAATTTTTCCTAATTGACTTAGGTTCAAAATATTATGGATATTGCGCTGACTTGACAAGGGTATTCTTCTGCGGTAGAATGCCCCTTCTTTTTAGAAAAATACACGATACAGTACGAAAAAGCCAAGCTCAGGCTATAGCAAAAATCAAAGCTGGGGTTAGAGCTTGTGATGTAGATAGTACAGCACGCAAAATAATCGATAAACAAGGCTGGGGAAAATATTTTGGACATAGTTTAGGGCACGGCGTTGGAATGGCCGTACACGAAGCACCCCGAATTGGACCAAAAAACACCACCGTGCTAAAAGAAGGTATGGTGGTTACAATCGAGCCGGGTATTTATTTAAATAATAAATTCGGCATCCGACTAGAAGATATGGTGTTGGTAAAAAAAGATAAGTCAGAGGTGTTGAGTGGGCATGGTAATTGGTGA
- the efp gene encoding elongation factor P, with translation MGMVIGELRPGMAIIYNDQLYLLINCEHTKIARGPAFCRARLRNLKTDQVLERTLRDSDNVEPAFIEKRKLQYQYHQDDQYHFMDLETYEDLLLHKSRIADKSFWLVDNLELVGLFYDNKLIDLEFPPSLIFKVTETDPGFRGDTVKQGTKPATLETGLVINVPNFINSGENIRVNTKTKDYLGRA, from the coding sequence GTGGGCATGGTAATTGGTGAGTTAAGGCCAGGAATGGCTATTATTTATAACGATCAGCTTTATTTATTAATTAACTGCGAGCACACCAAAATTGCTAGAGGCCCGGCCTTCTGTCGAGCAAGGTTAAGAAATTTAAAAACTGATCAGGTGCTTGAGCGAACTTTGCGTGATTCTGACAATGTTGAACCGGCTTTTATTGAAAAACGTAAACTTCAATATCAGTACCATCAAGACGACCAGTACCACTTTATGGACTTAGAAACCTATGAAGATCTTTTATTGCATAAATCGCGAATTGCCGATAAATCTTTTTGGCTAGTAGACAACCTGGAGCTGGTCGGTCTTTTTTACGATAATAAACTTATTGATTTAGAATTTCCGCCTTCTTTAATATTTAAAGTTACTGAAACTGATCCTGGATTTAGAGGCGATACAGTTAAACAAGGCACTAAGCCGGCAACACTTGAAACCGGATTGGTTATTAATGTGCCGAATTTCATAAATAGCGGTGAAAATATTAGGGTGAATACAAAAACTAAGGATTATTTGGGCCGAGCATAA